A single region of the Stenotrophomonas sp. Marseille-Q4652 genome encodes:
- a CDS encoding efflux RND transporter permease subunit — MSSAGTDHGHDPHDGRPSGSMGGGLVEFSTRRRVTVAMFTVTLLLFGFIALGSLKVNLLPDLSYPTLTLRTEYTGAAPAEIETLITEPVEEAVGVVKNLRKLKSISRTGQSDVVLEFAWGTNMDQASLEVRDKMEALNLPLEAKTPVLLRFNPSTEPIMRLVLSAKEESADEAGSIRQLTTLRRYADEDLKKKLEPVAGVAAVKVGGGLEDEIQVDIDQQKLAQLNLPIDSVISRLKEENINISGGRLEEGSQRYLVRTVNQFIDLEEIGNMLVTTQGANGGAADSAMAQMYAIAASTGSEAAIAAAAAAQSASSSSSSVVANGVPVRLKDVATVRQGFKEREAIIRLGGKEAVELAIYKEGDANTVATAEALRARLEQIKATFPGDAELTTIEDQSRFIEHAIADVKKDAVIGGVLAILIIFLFLRDGWSTFVISLSLPVSIIATFFFMGQLGLSLNVMSLGGLALATGLVVDDSIVVLESIAKARERGLGILEAAIVGTREVSMAVVASTLTTIAVFLPLVFVDGIAGQLFRDQALTVAIAIAISLLVSMTLIPMLSSLKGRPPLAFPEEPPHPQWQPHQRWLRPVAGGRRGIVALTGGLLFGIAWLVVRAWRGLVKVIGPVMRKASDLAMAPYARAERGYLKLLPSALRHPGLVLGTATVAFVLALAVVPMLGADLIPQLAQDRFEMTAKLPAGTPLRRTDALVRELQLAHAGDEQIASLYGVSGSGTRLDANPTESGENIGKLTVVMSGGGNAKQEAAITERLRASMQQYPGVQVDFARPALFSFSTPLEVELRGQDMETLERAGQRLATMLRANPHYADVKSTVEEGFPEVQIRFDQERAGALGLTTRQIADVVVKKVRGDVATRYSFRDRKIDVLVRAQESDRASVDDIRRLIVNPGSTRPVTLDAVAEVVATTGPSEIHRADQTRVAVVSANLRDIDLGTAVREVEQMVAREPLGAGVGMHIGGQGEELAESAKSLVFAFALAIFLVYLVMASQFESLLHPFVILFTIPLALVGAILALMLTGKPISVVVFIGLILLVGLVTKNAIILIDKVNQLREAGVAKHEALVEGARSRLRPIIMTTLCTLFGFLPLAVAMGEGAEVRSPMAITVIGGLLVSTLLTLVVIPVVYDRMDRRSDAYYLERGRRMRAAHGHADGAGDEPALESA; from the coding sequence ATGAGCAGCGCTGGCACTGACCACGGCCACGACCCGCACGACGGGCGGCCTTCCGGGTCCATGGGTGGCGGGCTGGTGGAGTTCTCCACCCGCCGCCGCGTCACCGTGGCGATGTTCACCGTCACCCTGTTGCTGTTCGGCTTCATCGCGCTGGGCAGCCTCAAGGTCAACCTGCTGCCGGACCTGAGCTATCCGACCCTGACCCTGCGCACTGAGTACACAGGCGCGGCGCCGGCCGAGATCGAAACCCTGATCACCGAGCCGGTGGAAGAAGCCGTGGGCGTGGTCAAGAACCTGCGCAAGCTCAAGTCGATCTCCCGCACCGGGCAGAGCGATGTGGTGCTGGAGTTTGCCTGGGGCACCAACATGGACCAGGCCAGCCTGGAAGTGCGCGACAAGATGGAAGCGCTGAACCTGCCGCTGGAGGCCAAGACCCCGGTGCTGCTGCGCTTCAATCCGTCCACCGAGCCGATCATGCGCCTGGTGCTGTCGGCGAAAGAGGAGAGCGCCGACGAGGCCGGGTCGATCCGCCAGCTGACCACGCTGCGCCGCTACGCCGACGAGGACCTGAAGAAGAAGCTCGAACCGGTGGCCGGCGTGGCCGCGGTCAAGGTCGGTGGTGGCTTGGAGGACGAGATCCAGGTCGACATCGACCAGCAGAAGCTGGCCCAGCTCAACCTGCCGATCGATTCGGTGATCAGCCGCCTCAAGGAGGAGAACATCAACATCTCCGGCGGACGCCTGGAAGAGGGCTCGCAGCGTTACCTGGTGCGTACGGTCAACCAGTTCATCGACCTGGAGGAGATCGGCAACATGCTGGTCACCACCCAGGGTGCCAATGGCGGCGCGGCAGATTCGGCAATGGCGCAGATGTATGCCATTGCCGCCTCGACCGGCTCGGAAGCGGCCATTGCCGCGGCCGCCGCCGCGCAGAGCGCGTCGTCGTCTTCGTCCAGCGTGGTCGCCAACGGCGTGCCGGTGCGGCTGAAGGACGTGGCCACCGTGCGCCAGGGCTTCAAGGAGCGCGAGGCGATCATCCGCCTGGGTGGCAAGGAAGCGGTCGAGCTGGCGATCTACAAGGAAGGCGACGCCAATACCGTGGCCACGGCCGAGGCGCTGCGCGCGCGGCTGGAGCAGATCAAGGCCACCTTCCCGGGCGATGCCGAACTGACCACCATCGAGGACCAGTCGCGCTTCATCGAGCACGCCATCGCCGACGTCAAGAAGGACGCGGTGATCGGTGGCGTGCTGGCGATCCTGATCATCTTCCTGTTCCTGCGCGATGGCTGGAGCACCTTCGTCATCAGCCTTTCGCTGCCGGTGTCGATCATCGCCACGTTCTTCTTCATGGGGCAGCTGGGGCTGAGCCTGAACGTCATGTCGCTCGGCGGCCTGGCGCTGGCCACCGGCCTGGTGGTGGATGACTCGATCGTGGTGCTGGAGTCCATCGCCAAGGCACGCGAACGCGGACTGGGCATCCTAGAGGCGGCCATCGTCGGCACCCGCGAGGTGAGCATGGCCGTGGTCGCCTCCACGCTGACCACCATCGCGGTGTTCCTGCCGCTGGTGTTCGTCGACGGCATCGCCGGCCAGCTGTTCCGCGACCAGGCGCTGACCGTGGCCATCGCCATTGCGATCTCGCTGCTGGTGTCGATGACGCTGATCCCGATGCTGAGCTCGCTCAAGGGTCGTCCGCCGCTGGCGTTCCCGGAAGAACCGCCGCATCCGCAGTGGCAGCCGCACCAGCGCTGGCTGCGGCCGGTGGCCGGCGGCCGCCGTGGCATCGTGGCGCTGACCGGGGGGCTGCTGTTCGGCATTGCCTGGCTGGTGGTGCGTGCCTGGCGTGGACTGGTCAAGGTGATCGGGCCGGTGATGCGCAAGGCCAGTGACCTGGCGATGGCACCGTATGCCCGCGCCGAACGCGGTTACCTGAAGCTGCTGCCCAGCGCGTTGCGCCATCCGGGTCTGGTGCTGGGCACGGCGACGGTTGCCTTCGTGCTGGCCCTGGCGGTGGTGCCGATGCTGGGTGCGGACCTGATCCCGCAGCTGGCGCAGGACCGCTTCGAAATGACTGCCAAGCTGCCGGCCGGCACGCCGCTGCGTCGCACCGATGCGCTGGTGCGCGAGCTGCAGCTGGCCCATGCCGGCGACGAACAGATCGCCTCGCTGTACGGCGTCAGTGGCAGTGGCACCCGGCTGGATGCCAACCCGACCGAGAGCGGCGAGAACATCGGCAAGCTGACCGTGGTCATGTCCGGGGGCGGCAATGCGAAGCAGGAAGCGGCGATCACCGAGCGCCTGCGCGCGAGCATGCAGCAGTATCCCGGCGTGCAGGTGGACTTTGCCCGCCCGGCGCTCTTCAGCTTCTCCACGCCGCTGGAAGTGGAGCTGCGCGGCCAGGACATGGAAACCCTGGAGCGTGCCGGCCAGCGGCTGGCGACGATGCTGCGCGCCAATCCGCACTACGCCGACGTCAAGTCGACCGTGGAAGAGGGCTTCCCGGAAGTGCAGATCCGCTTCGACCAGGAACGCGCAGGCGCGCTCGGCCTGACCACGCGGCAGATCGCCGACGTGGTGGTCAAGAAGGTGCGCGGTGACGTGGCCACCCGCTACAGCTTCCGCGACCGCAAGATCGACGTGCTGGTGCGCGCCCAGGAAAGCGACCGCGCCAGCGTGGACGACATCCGCCGGCTGATCGTCAACCCGGGCAGCACGCGGCCGGTGACGCTGGATGCAGTGGCCGAGGTGGTTGCCACCACCGGTCCGTCGGAGATCCATCGCGCCGACCAGACCCGGGTCGCCGTGGTCTCGGCCAACCTGCGCGACATCGACCTGGGCACCGCGGTGCGCGAGGTCGAGCAGATGGTGGCGCGCGAGCCGCTGGGCGCCGGCGTCGGCATGCACATCGGCGGGCAGGGCGAGGAACTGGCCGAGTCGGCCAAGTCGCTGGTGTTTGCCTTCGCGCTGGCGATCTTCCTGGTCTACCTGGTGATGGCCTCGCAGTTCGAATCGCTGCTGCACCCGTTCGTCATCCTGTTCACCATCCCGCTGGCACTGGTCGGCGCGATCCTGGCGCTGATGCTGACCGGCAAGCCGATCTCGGTGGTGGTGTTCATCGGCCTGATCCTGCTGGTGGGCCTGGTGACCAAGAACGCGATCATCCTGATCGACAAGGTCAACCAGCTGCGCGAGGCCGGGGTGGCCAAGCACGAGGCACTGGTGGAGGGAGCGCGCTCGCGCCTGCGGCCGATCATCATGACCACGCTGTGCACGCTGTTCGGCTTCCTGCCGCTGGCGGTGGCGATGGGCGAGGGCGCGGAGGTGCGCTCCCCGATGGCGATCACCGTGATCGGCGGCCTGCTGGTGTCCACCCTGCTGACCCTGGTGGTGATCCCGGTGGTGTACGACCGCATGGATCGCCGCAGCGATGCCTACTACCTGGAACGCGGCCGCCGTATGCGCGCCGCGCACGGCCACGCTGATGGCGCCGGCGACGAACCGGCACTGGAGTCCGCATGA
- a CDS encoding efflux RND transporter periplasmic adaptor subunit — translation MSRHSFLHGSAGRCAAALLVSSSLMLAGCKPGGDEAKAADKQEQKAVDAVPVEAAAAARRGVAASYTGTAALEARAESQVVAKTSGVALAVLVEEGQHVTAGQPLVRLDPDRARLALAQSEAQLRKLENNYRRANQLVAQQLISAGEVDQMRFDLENARASYNLARLELSYATVVAPISGVIASRSIKTGNFVQINTPIFRIVDDSRLEATLNVPERELATLRAGQPVQLVVDALPGRVFSGRVDRISPVVDAGSGTFRVISAFDEGAEALQPGMFGRIRIDYDQRTDALVVPRLALLDDGEPAVFRIAEGKVKRTPVKLGYAEGQWVAVREGLSEGDQVVTAGKVALRDGTAVQVIDAAAPAVAAAPAREAKDGSH, via the coding sequence ATGTCGCGACATTCCTTCCTGCACGGCTCCGCTGGACGCTGCGCCGCTGCACTGCTTGTTTCCTCTTCCCTGATGCTGGCCGGCTGCAAGCCGGGCGGCGATGAAGCCAAGGCTGCCGACAAGCAGGAGCAGAAGGCGGTCGATGCGGTGCCGGTGGAAGCCGCCGCCGCCGCACGGCGCGGCGTTGCAGCCAGCTATACCGGCACCGCGGCGTTGGAGGCACGGGCCGAGTCCCAGGTCGTGGCCAAGACTTCCGGCGTGGCGCTGGCGGTGCTGGTGGAGGAAGGCCAGCACGTCACCGCCGGACAGCCGCTGGTGCGGCTGGATCCGGATCGCGCGCGTCTGGCCCTTGCGCAGAGCGAGGCACAGTTGCGCAAGCTGGAGAACAACTACCGCCGCGCCAACCAGCTGGTGGCGCAGCAGCTGATCAGCGCCGGCGAAGTGGACCAGATGCGCTTTGACCTGGAGAACGCCCGCGCCAGCTACAACCTGGCGCGGCTGGAGCTGTCCTACGCCACGGTGGTCGCGCCGATTTCCGGCGTCATCGCCTCGCGCTCGATCAAGACCGGCAACTTCGTGCAGATCAACACGCCGATCTTCCGCATCGTCGACGACTCGCGGCTGGAAGCCACGCTCAACGTGCCTGAGCGCGAACTGGCGACGCTGCGCGCCGGCCAGCCGGTGCAGCTGGTGGTCGACGCACTGCCGGGTCGCGTCTTCAGTGGTCGGGTCGACCGCATCTCGCCGGTGGTCGATGCCGGCAGCGGCACGTTCCGCGTGATCAGCGCCTTCGACGAGGGCGCTGAGGCGCTGCAGCCGGGCATGTTCGGCCGCATCCGCATCGATTACGACCAGCGCACCGATGCGCTGGTGGTGCCGCGCCTGGCGCTGCTGGACGACGGCGAGCCGGCGGTGTTCCGCATCGCCGAAGGCAAGGTCAAGCGCACCCCGGTCAAGCTGGGCTATGCCGAGGGCCAATGGGTGGCAGTTCGCGAGGGCCTGTCCGAGGGCGACCAGGTGGTGACTGCCGGCAAGGTGGCGTTGCGTGATGGCACCGCGGTGCAGGTGATCGACGCCGCCGCGCCCGCGGTAGCGGCTGCGCCCGCGCGCGAGGCCAAGGACGGGAGCCACTGA
- a CDS encoding c-type cytochrome, which yields MRPQPLAACLALAVLLPFSAAVATQQSETPPSAPVPATADTPAATPSVTGNADAGRILAYTCQGCHGITGYKNAYPSYRVPRIGGQSAEYLAQALTEYRQGKRKHPTMQAQSLSFSEQEIADLAAYLSTLK from the coding sequence ATGCGCCCGCAGCCGCTCGCCGCTTGTCTCGCCCTGGCCGTCCTCCTGCCCTTTTCGGCAGCCGTGGCCACCCAGCAGTCTGAAACACCGCCGTCCGCTCCCGTTCCCGCCACCGCCGACACCCCAGCTGCCACGCCTTCGGTCACCGGCAACGCCGATGCCGGACGGATCCTGGCCTACACCTGCCAGGGCTGCCACGGCATCACCGGCTACAAGAACGCCTATCCCAGTTACCGGGTTCCCAGGATCGGCGGCCAGTCGGCCGAATACCTGGCCCAGGCGCTTACCGAATACCGCCAAGGCAAGCGCAAGCATCCCACCATGCAGGCGCAGTCGCTGAGCTTCAGCGAACAGGAGATCGCCGATCTCGCCGCCTACCTGTCCACCCTCAAGTAG
- a CDS encoding cytochrome c, giving the protein MSKATHAMRRLAVVLFAASALASCSSETSGPEDAGHAASSSAGLPDGRPAHGEQLAQAKGKATGQSCIDCHGADGNAPIDATYPRLGGQYPDYLAHALQAYRSQDRQHALMTPQAADLSDQDIADLAAYFGSRPGQLRDLHGVN; this is encoded by the coding sequence ATGTCGAAAGCCACGCACGCAATGCGCCGCCTCGCCGTCGTCCTGTTCGCTGCCTCCGCACTGGCCTCCTGCTCTTCGGAAACGTCCGGGCCGGAAGACGCCGGCCACGCCGCCAGCTCCTCGGCCGGCCTGCCCGATGGCCGCCCTGCCCATGGAGAGCAACTGGCACAGGCCAAGGGCAAGGCCACCGGCCAGAGCTGCATCGATTGCCACGGTGCCGATGGCAATGCACCGATCGATGCGACCTACCCGCGCCTGGGCGGCCAGTACCCGGACTACCTGGCCCACGCGCTGCAGGCCTACCGCTCGCAGGATCGCCAGCACGCGCTGATGACCCCGCAGGCGGCCGACCTGAGCGACCAGGACATTGCTGATCTGGCGGCCTACTTCGGTTCGCGACCGGGCCAGCTGCGCGACCTGCACGGGGTCAACTGA
- a CDS encoding NfuA family Fe-S biogenesis protein yields MIQISDSAQRHFRKLIEREAIPGMGVRLSAVDPGTPRADARLEFAEPADLAGDEWAVDCEGFTLYVSADSVGWLDGAEIDFVTQATGAQQLTIKAPKIKGAAPGESASMVERVQWVVENEINPQLASHGGKVAVQEVSAEGVVLLRFGGGCHGCGMADVTLKQGIEKTLMGRVPGVTAVRDATDHDSGQAPYIPRGSAA; encoded by the coding sequence ATGATCCAGATTTCAGACAGCGCGCAGCGCCACTTCCGCAAGTTGATCGAACGCGAGGCCATTCCCGGCATGGGTGTGCGTCTGAGTGCGGTCGATCCGGGAACGCCGCGTGCCGACGCCCGCCTGGAGTTCGCCGAGCCGGCGGACCTGGCCGGCGACGAGTGGGCGGTGGACTGCGAGGGCTTCACCCTGTACGTGTCGGCCGACAGTGTCGGCTGGCTGGACGGTGCCGAGATCGACTTCGTCACCCAGGCCACCGGTGCCCAGCAGCTGACCATCAAGGCGCCCAAGATCAAGGGCGCAGCGCCGGGCGAATCGGCCTCGATGGTCGAGCGCGTGCAGTGGGTGGTGGAGAACGAGATCAACCCGCAGCTGGCTTCGCACGGCGGCAAGGTCGCGGTGCAGGAAGTCTCGGCCGAAGGCGTGGTGCTGCTGCGCTTTGGTGGTGGCTGCCACGGTTGCGGCATGGCCGATGTCACCCTCAAGCAGGGCATCGAAAAGACCCTGATGGGCCGAGTGCCTGGCGTGACCGCGGTGCGTGACGCCACTGACCACGACAGTGGCCAGGCGCCGTACATCCCGCGCGGCAGCGCTGCCTGA
- a CDS encoding 4a-hydroxytetrahydrobiopterin dehydratase has product MADLTSLAQAHCVPRKGPEHKLGDARVSGLLAQLPGWQVVEDGHALSRTFTFRDYHHTMAFVNALAWIAHAEDHHPDLSVHYDRVVVRYSTHDVGGLSENDFICAARASALVE; this is encoded by the coding sequence ATGGCCGACCTGACTTCCCTTGCCCAGGCACACTGCGTGCCGCGCAAGGGCCCCGAACACAAACTCGGCGACGCCCGCGTTTCCGGACTGCTGGCGCAACTGCCGGGCTGGCAAGTGGTCGAGGACGGCCATGCCCTGTCGCGCACTTTCACCTTCCGCGACTACCACCACACCATGGCCTTCGTGAATGCGCTGGCATGGATTGCACACGCCGAGGACCATCATCCGGACCTGTCGGTCCACTACGACCGGGTGGTGGTGCGTTATTCCACCCATGACGTGGGCGGGCTGAGCGAGAACGACTTCATCTGTGCAGCCCGGGCTTCGGCCCTCGTGGAGTAG
- a CDS encoding energy transducer TonB has protein sequence MNMRIALTLAATASVLAACGKSEPQAPAIAPTQVAAVQTPPPEYPIELACTGVGGKSVLTVVVGVEGAPTDVRLQASSGNAQLDESAQQRVREWKFKPATRNGQAVPTTIQVPVSFNPPQPRPDQCFVIEERLRRGG, from the coding sequence ATGAACATGCGCATTGCACTGACCCTTGCCGCCACCGCCAGCGTGCTGGCCGCCTGCGGCAAATCCGAACCGCAGGCCCCGGCCATCGCCCCGACCCAGGTCGCCGCGGTGCAGACCCCGCCGCCGGAATACCCGATCGAGCTGGCCTGCACCGGCGTCGGCGGCAAAAGCGTGCTGACCGTCGTGGTCGGCGTCGAGGGCGCGCCGACCGACGTACGCCTGCAGGCCAGCAGCGGCAATGCCCAGCTGGATGAATCGGCGCAGCAGCGGGTGCGCGAATGGAAGTTCAAGCCGGCCACCCGCAATGGTCAGGCGGTGCCGACTACGATCCAGGTGCCGGTGAGCTTCAATCCACCGCAGCCCCGCCCGGACCAGTGCTTCGTCATCGAGGAACGCCTGCGCCGGGGCGGCTGA